The following coding sequences lie in one Xiphias gladius isolate SHS-SW01 ecotype Sanya breed wild chromosome 24, ASM1685928v1, whole genome shotgun sequence genomic window:
- the LOC120786575 gene encoding visinin-like, with product MGNTRSCAVSKEILEDLKLNTKFSETEIVQWYENFQRQCPTGRISSEDFQSIYRKFFPDSDVNTYAQHVFRSFDANDDGTLDFREYIIALHMTSTGKIDRKLEWAFLLFDVDKNGYITKSEVQEICTAIFKLIPKDELSALPDDENTPEKRADKLWKFFDKEENDRVAEGEFIHGVLNNDEALRLIQYQPLK from the exons ATGGGTAACACCAGGAGCTGTGCTGTGTCCAAGGAGATCCTGGAGGACCTGAAACTCAACACCAAGTTCTCAGAGACTGAGATTGTCCAGTGGTATGAAAACTTCCAGAGGCAGTGTCCAACAGGGCGCATCTCGAGTGAGGATTTTCAGTCCATCTACCGAAAATTCTTCCCAGACAGCGATGTCAATACATATGCCCAACATGTCTTCCGCTCCTTCGATGCAAACGATGATGGCACGCTGGACTTCAGGGAGTACATCATTGCCCTCCACATGACGTCAACAGGGAAGATCGACAGGAAACTGGAGTGGGCCTTCTTGCTGTTTGACGTGGACAAGAACGGATACATCACCAAGTCGGAAGTCCAGGAAATCTGCACA GCGATTTTCAAGCTGATTCCTAAAGATGAACTGTCGGCTCTGCCTGATGATGAAAACACACCTGAAAAGAGGGCAGATAAACTGTGGAAGTTctttgacaaggaagaaaatg ACCGTGTGGCAGAAGGGGAGTTCATCCATGGAGTGTTGAACAATGACGAGGCTCTTCGTTTGATTCAGTATCAGCCTTTAAAGTAA
- the tmem238a gene encoding transmembrane protein 238a → MGLCDGFSHCKLALAFAVLMDLLGGAALLVGVFARLEIKGQDFGDLLVYTGALFVLMSLAGWVLWYSGNIEGLTSKKELGHIGSAVDRIARNLSRKIRGYRSHR, encoded by the exons ATGGGCCTGTGTGACGGCTTCTCCCACTGTAAACTGGCTCTGGCCTTCGCCGTGCTGATGGACCTGCTGGGTGGAGCTGCTCTGCTGGTGGGGGTCTTCGCCCGTCTGGAAATCAAAGGACAGGACTTTGGGGACTTACTGGTCTATACTG GAGCCCTGTTCGTGCTGATGTCTCTGGCCGGGTGGGTGTTGTGGTACAGCGGGAACATCGAGGGCCTGACGTCCAAGAAGGAGCTGGGACACATCGGCAGCGCCGTCGACCGAATCGCTCGCAACCTCAGCCGCAAGATCCGCGGCTACAGGAGCCACCGCTGA
- the ccdc106b gene encoding coiled-coil domain-containing protein 106b, producing MNPPTARDDTDPPEHYMPQSSSAAAGGAGGAGGGGGGGLYLDAYEVSFPLEESVERPPAYHLNQGQQMMDEPVVQEPPHSQYSPFILVSNLRAHLYVALEKNAWLQKRIEELEEERNFLRCQLDRFIVSMRSPEEWCGDAQRIVKVQPSSSPSPPSPMTTRSGMTLKRAQGPGPRTRRSTTIPVKQEFHLEEDKYYTEDEYVAEEEEEEEEEEEEDSSVEKGSKKKGRGRANGEPRMKMRRIFRITHGRERQRVKDPDGVLIRYKKILSTYQRVRSMSRAFQIHGVDRNTMASTSPIAELLLVAPEKVTEVGEFEASKEKLLDYARRCYKTMDDQTHAKVQSMKKTHKLLPISYRFRN from the exons ATGAATCCTCCGACCGCCAGAGACGACACAGACCCGCCAG AGCACTACATGCCCCAGTCGtcgtcagcagcagcaggaggagcaggaggagcaggaggaggaggaggtggtggtttGTATCTGGACGCCTATGAGGTCTCCTTTCCCCTGGAGGAGAGCGTAGAGAGACCACCTGCCTATCACCTGAACCAAGGCCAGCAGATGATGGACG agccTGTGGTGCAGGAGCCTCCTCACTCTCAGTACAGCCCTTTCATCCTGGTCTCGAACCTGCGGGCTCACCTGTACGTCGCTCTGGAGAAGAACGCCTGGCTGCAGAAGCGCAtcgaggagctggaggaggaacgCAACTTCCTGCGCTGTCAGCTGGATCGCTTCATCGTCAGCATGAGGAGTCCGGAGG AGTGGTGCGGGGACGCCCAGCGGATTGTGAAGGTCCAGCCCTCCAGCTCTCCCTCGCCTCCCTCCCCCATGACCACCAGGTCTGGGATGACCCTCAAACGGGCGCAGGGGCCAGGGCCTCGGACCCGCCGCAGCACCACCATCCCTG TCAAGCAGGAGTTTCATCTGGAAGAAGACAAATACTACACTGAGGATGAGTACGtggcagaagaggaggaggaggaggaggaggaggaagaggaggactcGTCCGTGGAGAAGGGGTCAAAGAAGAAAGGCCGAGGGAGAGCCAACGGAGAGCcgaggatgaagatgaggaggatcTTTAGGATCACCCatgggagggagagacagagag TTAAAGATCCAGACGGGGTCCTGATTCGCTACAAGAAGATCCTGTCCACGTACCAGCGGGTGAGGAGCATGTCCCGAGCCTTCCAGATCCACGGAGTGGACCGCAACACAATGGCGTCCACCTCCCCGATCGCCGAGCTGCTGCTGGTGGCACCGGAGAAG GTGACAGAGGTCGGAGAGTTTGAGGCATCGAAGGAGAAGCTTTTGGATTACGCCCGACGGTGCTACAAGACCATGGACGACCAGACGCACGCTAAGGTCCAGAGCATGAAGAAGACTCACAAGCTGCTTCCGATCTCCTACAGGTTCAGAAACTGA